Part of the Clostridia bacterium genome is shown below.
GAATTCGATGGTCTCTACGGGTGCGCCCGTGATGATGAGCCCGTCGAAACGGCGTGCTTTGATCTCGTCGAACGTCTTATAAAACCGCATGAGGTGCGTCCCGGAGACGTGCGTCGGCGTGTAGGTATCGGTCTTGATCAAAGTGACCTTGACTTGCAAAGGAGAATTACTGACCAGCCTCAAAAGCTGCGTTTCCGTTTCCACTTTCGTGGGCATCAAATTGACGATCGCGATCTCGATCGGGCGAATGTCCTGCGAAGAAGCGCGAACGTCTCCCATAACGAAAATGTTCTCATCGGATAAAATTTGAAACGCGGGAAGCGCCTTCGGTATAACGATCGGCATAAGTTCTCCTTCCCCCTTTCGGGGCTTTTATTTCGCGAGCGATTGCTCGATGTCCGCCAAAATGTCCTTCTCGTTTTCGAGACCGACCGAAAGGCGGATGAAATCCTCGCTGATCCCGCAATCGATCAAATCCTGATCGGAAAGCTGGCGGTGCGTGGTGGACGCGGGATGCAGGACGCAGGTGCGGCTGTCCGCGATGTGGGTCAATTGACGAATGAAATTCAGGTTGCGGATAAAGTCCGCGGCTTTGGCTCTGCCGCCTTTAACGCCGAAGCAGACCATTCCGCCGAATCCGCCCTCGAAGTACTTCACCGCGAGCGCGTGATTCTCGTCTTCTTCCAAACCGCAGTATTTGACCCAAGAGACGTGGGGATTCTTTTTGAGAGCGCGCGCGATAAACATCGCGTTTTCGCTGTGCTTCTTCATTCTGAGGTGCAGCGTCTCGGAGCCGAGGTTCGCGAGCCAAGCGTTAAAGGGGCTCGGGCAGACGCCGATATCGCGCATAAGCTGCATTCTCGCCTTCAAAGCGAACGCCGCGGGACCGCCCTCGTCCACGTACACCGTGCCGTGGTAGCTCTCGTCCGGCGTGTAGAAATCGACGTAACGCGGATTGCCGCGGAATTCGAAATTGCCGCCGTCCACGACGAGACCGCCGACCGCGACCGCGTGCCCGTCGAGATACTTCGTCGTGCTGTGGATGACGACGTTCGCGCCGTACTTGATCGGCGTAACGAGGCAGGGAGTCGCGAGCGTGTTATCGATGAAAAGAAGGATCCCGTACTTTTTGCAAAGCGGCGAGAAACGCGCGAAATCGAAGATCGTCATCGCGGGATTCGCGATGGTTTCGCCGAACATCAACTTGGTCTTATCGTCGATCAAAGCCTCGATCTCTTGATCCGTCATTCCGGGGTTTATAAAGCGGCACTCGATCCCGATCTTCGCGAGGGTCACCTTCAAAAGGTTGAACGTTCCGCCGTAAATGGTCGGGAACGCGAGGATATTATCTCCGCTTTGCGCGACGGTCAGGACGGCGGAAAGCGTGGCGGATTGCCCGGACGAAGTCATCATCGCGGCGACGCCTCCTTCGAGCGCGGCGACTTTTTCCTCAAACGCGGACGTCGTCGGGTTGGAAATGCGCGAGTAAATATGACCGTCTTTCGGGACGTCGAACAGGTGCGCGAGCTCTTCCGGCGTGTCGTAAGCGTAGGTCGTCGATTGATAAATGGGAAGCACGTTCGCGTCGCCGCTCTTCGGCGTATATCCCGCGTGCAAACAAAGACTTTCTTTTTCCATAATTCCTCCTAAATTGCCCGTTCGGCTTCCCGTTCGAGCTGTTTTTCTTTCAAAGCATTTCGCTTATCATAGTTGTGTTTGCCTCTGGCAAGTCCGATCTCGAACTTGACGAGAGAATGCTTCAAATAGATCTTCGTGGCGACGATCGTGTAGCCTTTTCGCTCCACGGCGGCGCGCAAACGATCGATCTCGCGCCGATTCAGAAGCAAGGCGCGGTCGCGCCTCGATTCAGGGTTATAGAAACTTCCTTTTTCATAGGGCGCGATATAAAAGTTTTCGAGGATCGCCTCGCCGTTTTTGATCGAAACGAAGCTGTCCGCAAAGCTGACTTTTCCGCCGCGGACGCTCTTGACTTCGCTTCCCACGAGGACGACGCCCGCCTCGTAGGTCTCGTCTATAAAATAGTCGTGATAGGCTTTTTTATTTTGAGCAACGATCTTAACGTTTTCCATTTTTCCTAAAAAAACGGGGGCAGTAAAGCCCCCGCAAAACGTCTGATTTTCTTGATCAGAAAGGCTTTACGACGAAGAACACGACGGAAACGACAAGCATCACTGCGCCGAGAATCAACGTCACGCGCTTCAAAATCTGCTCCTTGCTGCGACCTTTGTTCTTGCCGTAGAAAGTGTCGCTGCTGCCGCCGGAGATCGCGGACACGCCGCCCGACTCGCCCTCTTGCATCATAACGACGACGATAATGGCGACCGAAAGGACCGTCATCAAAATAATGAGTACGTTCGCAATAACTTCACGCGCTTGCTTGGTGATCGCGCCGATCATAAAATCCAACATAAAAAACACTCCTGCTTTTTTTCGTTTTATCATTTTATCATATAAAGAAATATAAATACAACTGTTTTTCACCGAAATATCCAATTTCGCCCCTCCCCCGAAAACCGCGGGAAAACCCGAAGGAATCCCCGCTCCGAACAGCAAATTCGAGGCTTTTTCTCAAAAAACCAACCGACAACCGTTCATTCCGCTCGCGTGGACGACGTCACGCAACCCCGGCGAGCGCGAATTACTTCCCATTATTCCGAAAACTCTATTTCGGCGGAGAAGAATCGCAAGCCTCTCCGAATTCACAATGCAAATACAAAGAGGGAGGCAAATTCGAGGCTCGATGAGGATCGCGCGGGCACGTACTCTTCGTACGTAACCGCACGATCCGAAATCAGTAAACAAAGGATTTGCCCGCTATCTGTATTCGCCTACGCGGCGAAAGAGCCGCAGCGCGATCACCGTCTTATCATCCTCCCCCGAAACGTACGCCGCGTCCGAAAGCACCGCATCCGCCACCGTCTGCGGGTTATTTGATCGGCAACTCTCCGCCACGCGGACGACTCCGTCCGCTCCGATCGCGTCCGTAACGCCGTCCGTGGAAAGGATGACGACGTCACCGGGGTTTAGTTTTCTCCTCGAAACGGCGGGGCGAATCTCGCGCAAAATGCCGAGCGGGAGCGCGCCCCCTTCGACGATCTCGCTTCCCTCTCTGCGGCAAATCACCGACTCGGGCGCGGAAAGCTTGATGAAATCCGCTTCGCCCGTTCTGAGGGAGACGACGCACATATCGAGGGTTTGAAAGGAGCCGTCGTTTCGAACGGTCAAAAGGCGGTTGATAAGCGGCAGGACGACTTTTTCGTCCACGCCCGTTTTATAGAAGTTTTCCACGAGTCCGATCGCGGCGTTCGCCCCCGAAAAGGCTTCGCCGCCGCTGCCCATTCCGTCCGACAGCGCGACCATGATCCGATCGCCGCGGATCCTCGTTACGCTTTTGACGTCGCCCGAGCGCTCCGATCCCTCTTTACGCATCGCGGCTTCTCCGACGATCGCGTCGAACGCAGGCGCCCGTTCGAAGGTTGCGGAGGCTTGCCCCGCGCCCGCGAATCCGACGCTTTCGAGCGTCAGCGGGACGCCGAC
Proteins encoded:
- a CDS encoding O-acetylhomoserine aminocarboxypropyltransferase/cysteine synthase, which produces MEKESLCLHAGYTPKSGDANVLPIYQSTTYAYDTPEELAHLFDVPKDGHIYSRISNPTTSAFEEKVAALEGGVAAMMTSSGQSATLSAVLTVAQSGDNILAFPTIYGGTFNLLKVTLAKIGIECRFINPGMTDQEIEALIDDKTKLMFGETIANPAMTIFDFARFSPLCKKYGILLFIDNTLATPCLVTPIKYGANVVIHSTTKYLDGHAVAVGGLVVDGGNFEFRGNPRYVDFYTPDESYHGTVYVDEGGPAAFALKARMQLMRDIGVCPSPFNAWLANLGSETLHLRMKKHSENAMFIARALKKNPHVSWVKYCGLEEDENHALAVKYFEGGFGGMVCFGVKGGRAKAADFIRNLNFIRQLTHIADSRTCVLHPASTTHRQLSDQDLIDCGISEDFIRLSVGLENEKDILADIEQSLAK
- the smpB gene encoding SsrA-binding protein SmpB; translation: MENVKIVAQNKKAYHDYFIDETYEAGVVLVGSEVKSVRGGKVSFADSFVSIKNGEAILENFYIAPYEKGSFYNPESRRDRALLLNRREIDRLRAAVERKGYTIVATKIYLKHSLVKFEIGLARGKHNYDKRNALKEKQLEREAERAI
- the secG gene encoding preprotein translocase subunit SecG; the encoded protein is MLDFMIGAITKQAREVIANVLIILMTVLSVAIIVVVMMQEGESGGVSAISGGSSDTFYGKNKGRSKEQILKRVTLILGAVMLVVSVVFFVVKPF